In one Aromatoleum aromaticum EbN1 genomic region, the following are encoded:
- a CDS encoding acetolactate synthase 3 catalytic subunit: protein MVLTGAEIVIRCLQEEKVEYVFGYPGGAVLFIYDALFNQDKVRHVLVRHEQAAVHAADGFARSTETVGVALVTSGPGATNAITGIATAYCDSIPMVIISGQVPTAAIGQDAFQEVDTVGITRPCVKHNYLVKDVRDIATTIKKAFYLAKTGRPGPVLVDIPKDVSMHKCEFEYPKEVSMRSYNPVLKGHQGQIRKAVQLLLEAKRPMIYTGGGVVLSDAAEQLTKLTRLLGFPITNTLMGLGGYPASDRQYLGMPGMHGTYEANMAMHYSDVLLAIGARFDDRVIGDPANFAEEPRKIIHVDIDPSSISKRVRVDVPIVGDVKEVLEEMIRQIEASSARPDVETVGTWWKQVDEWRRRECMKFKNSDEIIKPQFVIQKLWEVTGGDAFITSDVGQHQMWASQYYRFDKPRRWLNSGGLGTMGVGLPYAMGAQLAHPGSQVACVTGEASIQMNIQELSTCKQFRLPIKIVNLNNRYLGMVRQWQQLFHGERYSESYMDSLPDFAKLAESYGHVGFRIEKPADVEGALREAFGRKNDLVFLDFQIDQTENVYPMVQGGKGLTEMILSAEDL, encoded by the coding sequence ATGGTGCTGACTGGTGCGGAAATTGTAATCAGGTGTCTTCAGGAAGAAAAGGTCGAATACGTGTTCGGCTACCCTGGCGGCGCCGTCCTCTTCATCTACGATGCACTTTTCAACCAGGACAAGGTACGCCACGTACTGGTGCGCCACGAACAGGCCGCAGTGCACGCAGCCGACGGCTTTGCCCGCAGCACCGAAACCGTCGGCGTCGCGCTGGTGACTTCCGGCCCCGGCGCCACCAACGCGATCACCGGCATCGCCACCGCCTATTGCGACTCGATCCCGATGGTGATCATCAGCGGCCAGGTTCCGACCGCCGCGATCGGACAGGACGCATTCCAGGAAGTCGACACTGTCGGCATCACGCGCCCGTGCGTCAAGCACAACTACCTCGTCAAGGATGTCCGCGACATCGCGACGACGATCAAGAAGGCGTTCTACCTCGCCAAGACCGGCCGTCCGGGGCCGGTGCTGGTCGACATCCCCAAGGATGTCTCGATGCACAAATGCGAATTCGAGTACCCGAAAGAGGTCTCGATGCGTTCGTACAATCCGGTGCTCAAGGGCCACCAGGGGCAGATCCGCAAAGCCGTGCAGCTGCTGCTCGAAGCCAAGCGCCCGATGATCTACACCGGCGGCGGTGTCGTGCTGTCGGATGCGGCCGAACAGCTCACCAAACTCACCCGCCTGCTCGGGTTCCCGATCACCAACACGCTGATGGGTCTGGGCGGCTACCCGGCGAGCGACCGCCAGTACCTTGGCATGCCCGGCATGCACGGCACCTACGAAGCCAACATGGCGATGCATTACAGCGACGTGCTGCTCGCCATCGGCGCGCGCTTCGACGATCGCGTCATCGGTGATCCGGCCAATTTCGCCGAGGAGCCGCGCAAGATCATCCACGTCGACATCGATCCGTCGTCGATCTCGAAGCGCGTCCGCGTCGATGTCCCGATCGTCGGCGATGTCAAGGAAGTACTCGAAGAGATGATCCGGCAGATCGAAGCCTCGTCCGCCCGCCCGGACGTCGAAACCGTCGGCACGTGGTGGAAGCAGGTTGACGAATGGCGCCGCCGCGAGTGCATGAAGTTCAAGAACTCGGACGAGATCATCAAGCCGCAGTTCGTGATCCAGAAGCTATGGGAAGTGACCGGCGGCGACGCCTTCATCACATCCGACGTCGGCCAGCATCAGATGTGGGCCTCGCAGTACTACCGCTTCGACAAGCCGCGCCGCTGGCTCAACTCCGGCGGCCTCGGCACGATGGGCGTCGGCCTGCCGTACGCTATGGGTGCGCAGCTCGCGCACCCCGGGTCCCAGGTCGCATGCGTCACCGGCGAAGCGTCGATCCAGATGAACATCCAGGAATTGTCGACGTGCAAGCAGTTCCGGCTGCCGATCAAGATCGTGAACCTGAACAACCGCTACCTCGGCATGGTCCGCCAGTGGCAGCAGCTCTTCCACGGCGAGCGCTACTCCGAGTCCTACATGGATTCGCTGCCCGATTTCGCGAAGCTCGCCGAATCCTACGGTCACGTCGGCTTCAGGATCGAAAAGCCGGCTGACGTGGAAGGCGCGCTGCGTGAAGCTTTCGGCCGCAAGAACGACCTGGTGTTTCTCGACTTCCAGATCGACCAGACCGAAAACGTTTACCCCATGGTTCAGGGCGGCAAGGGTCTCACCGAGATGATCCTGTCCGCCGAAGACCTGTAA
- a CDS encoding DUF3619 family protein, with the protein MNEQEFGHKLAVHLSAATREIDGELARRLRSAREEALRASSPAGRPGWFFGRKLRFRLMLPAVLRPAVLVFAVLATVLAGDYWVTWSRVNSLQKVDTALLIDDLPIDAYLDADFKAWLQQDSQS; encoded by the coding sequence ATGAACGAACAGGAGTTCGGGCACAAGCTCGCGGTTCATCTTTCGGCCGCAACCCGCGAAATCGACGGCGAGCTCGCTCGTCGGCTCCGCAGTGCACGCGAAGAAGCGCTTCGTGCGAGCTCCCCTGCCGGAAGGCCGGGATGGTTTTTCGGCCGGAAGCTTCGTTTTCGCCTGATGCTTCCCGCCGTGCTCAGGCCTGCCGTACTGGTGTTCGCGGTCCTCGCGACGGTGCTTGCGGGGGATTACTGGGTGACCTGGTCGCGCGTCAATTCGCTTCAGAAAGTGGACACGGCGCTGTTGATCGACGACCTGCCGATCGACGCTTATCTCGACGCGGATTTCAAGGCATGGCTGCAGCAAGACTCGCAATCCTGA
- a CDS encoding phosphatidylserine decarboxylase encodes MSNNYPHPLLAREGWPFIAIALAVALVINGAAGFGWALPFWLLFIFVVQFFRDPPRPIPQGAKDVLSPADGRIVAIEPVRDPYLDRDSVKISVFMNVFNVHSNRSPVDGEVVARWYNAGRFVNAALDKASVENERNALHLRTRDGHDVTCVQVAGLIARRILCYVEAGASLARGQRYGFIRFGSRVDVYLPAGSRARVTIGDKVSASSTILAELP; translated from the coding sequence ATGTCCAACAATTACCCCCATCCGCTCCTCGCCCGCGAAGGCTGGCCTTTCATCGCGATCGCCCTGGCGGTCGCGCTGGTCATCAACGGCGCGGCCGGCTTCGGCTGGGCGCTGCCGTTCTGGCTGCTGTTCATCTTCGTCGTGCAGTTCTTCCGCGATCCGCCGCGGCCGATCCCGCAGGGCGCGAAAGACGTGCTGTCGCCTGCCGACGGCCGGATCGTCGCGATCGAGCCGGTACGCGATCCGTATCTCGACCGGGACAGCGTCAAGATCAGCGTGTTCATGAACGTGTTCAACGTTCACTCGAATCGCAGCCCGGTCGATGGCGAAGTCGTCGCACGCTGGTACAACGCCGGGCGTTTCGTCAATGCCGCGCTCGACAAGGCCTCGGTGGAGAACGAACGCAATGCGCTGCACCTGCGCACGCGGGACGGGCACGACGTCACCTGCGTGCAGGTCGCCGGCCTGATCGCACGGCGCATTCTGTGCTACGTCGAAGCGGGAGCGTCGCTTGCCCGTGGACAACGCTACGGCTTCATCCGTTTCGGCTCGCGCGTCGATGTCTACCTGCCCGCGGGCAGCCGCGCCCGGGTGACGATCGGCGACAAGGTTTCGGCATCGAGCACGATTCTGGCCGAGCTGCCCTGA
- a CDS encoding DUF1924 domain-containing protein, which translates to MNGCFSFGSGRSFHTAVTVRNGPHQPSRPEPQCRHDKDENMTPTRYAIGFLCAFGLASTAIGGPRETLIDRYAAAAKAADPSFVGFSAARGETLHRTQHNMGKADTPACTSCHGNDTRSAGRTRTRKPIEPMALSVSPERYKDAAKVEKWFKRNCDEVLGRECTPLEKGDWLAYMMNQ; encoded by the coding sequence GTGAACGGCTGCTTCAGCTTCGGTTCAGGTAGGTCTTTCCACACTGCAGTCACGGTTCGCAATGGCCCTCACCAGCCCTCTCGCCCGGAACCACAGTGCCGCCACGACAAGGATGAAAACATGACCCCCACACGCTATGCAATCGGTTTCCTTTGCGCCTTCGGCCTCGCATCGACGGCAATCGGCGGCCCGCGGGAAACCCTGATCGATCGCTATGCCGCAGCGGCAAAGGCAGCCGATCCGAGTTTCGTCGGGTTTTCGGCCGCCCGCGGCGAAACCCTGCATCGCACGCAACACAACATGGGCAAGGCCGACACCCCGGCCTGCACGTCCTGCCACGGAAACGACACGCGCAGCGCCGGCCGCACCCGCACCCGCAAGCCGATCGAGCCAATGGCGCTGTCGGTTTCACCGGAGCGTTACAAGGACGCCGCGAAAGTTGAAAAGTGGTTCAAACGCAATTGCGACGAAGTACTGGGCCGCGAATGCACTCCGCTCGAAAAGGGGGACTGGCTCGCCTACATGATGAATCAGTGA
- a CDS encoding YcjF family protein, producing the protein MNPEQTRSLITICLMAAFADGHQDPREREHVRRVAESLSAQAGIDFMPIYQDVLLKRISLEQAVEALGSPELRQLAFEMAVGVCDADGVHDAGETAFLDRLSGVLGLARAAWAAIVRDADALAEAPVDKPIPEIPAAAGPDQAELDKMILNAAILNGALELLPESLASMAIIPLQTRLVYRVGKTYGFELDRRHIADFLATVGVGLTSQYVEQFGRKLVGGLLGKVLGRAGRTIGSEATGSAFSFATTYALGHVAKRYYADGRKLDTAALKTSFAQLTDSARGLQDRYAPEIAQRARTLDLKRLTAELRA; encoded by the coding sequence ATGAATCCCGAACAGACCCGCTCCCTGATCACGATCTGCCTGATGGCGGCATTTGCCGACGGGCACCAGGACCCGCGCGAGCGCGAACACGTGCGCCGCGTCGCCGAGTCGCTGTCGGCGCAAGCCGGCATCGACTTCATGCCGATCTATCAGGACGTGCTGCTCAAGCGCATCAGCCTCGAACAGGCGGTCGAAGCGCTCGGCAGTCCGGAACTGCGCCAGCTCGCGTTCGAGATGGCGGTCGGGGTGTGTGATGCGGACGGCGTGCATGACGCCGGCGAGACGGCTTTTCTCGACCGGCTCAGCGGCGTGCTGGGACTCGCGCGGGCCGCGTGGGCGGCAATCGTGCGCGACGCCGATGCGCTTGCCGAAGCGCCGGTAGACAAGCCAATCCCCGAAATACCCGCTGCCGCTGGACCCGACCAGGCCGAACTCGACAAGATGATCCTCAACGCCGCGATCCTCAACGGCGCGCTGGAATTGCTGCCCGAGTCGCTGGCGTCGATGGCGATCATCCCACTGCAGACGCGGCTCGTGTATCGCGTTGGCAAGACGTACGGCTTCGAACTGGACCGGCGGCACATCGCCGATTTTCTCGCGACCGTCGGAGTCGGCCTGACGTCGCAGTACGTCGAGCAGTTCGGCCGCAAGCTCGTCGGCGGGCTGCTCGGCAAGGTGCTGGGCCGCGCGGGCCGGACGATCGGCAGCGAGGCGACGGGCTCGGCGTTCTCGTTCGCGACGACCTATGCGCTGGGGCATGTCGCGAAGCGCTATTACGCGGACGGGCGCAAGCTCGACACGGCGGCGCTGAAGACGAGTTTCGCTCAGCTGACGGACAGCGCGCGCGGCCTGCAGGACCGCTATGCGCCGGAAATCGCCCAGCGTGCCCGCACGCTCGACCTGAAACGCTTGACTGCGGAGCTGCGCGCCTGA
- a CDS encoding RNA polymerase sigma factor: MKDSQLASRVELSTFLEGVEKRAFKQAVYALRTDEAALDAVQDAMLKLSVSYADRPPAELPLLFQRILQNVIYDALRRQKVRNAWTTLLSSFTSGADDDSDPLDTLTADSDAAHAGTPHAQFERARMMAAIEREIARLPNRQREAFLLRYWEEMDISETAAAMGCSEGSVKTHCSRATQTLAAALKAKGIVL; this comes from the coding sequence CTGAAGGATTCACAGCTGGCTTCCCGGGTAGAACTCTCGACCTTCCTCGAAGGCGTCGAAAAGCGTGCGTTCAAGCAGGCCGTGTACGCGCTGAGGACCGACGAGGCAGCGCTGGATGCGGTGCAGGACGCGATGCTCAAGCTCTCGGTCAGCTACGCCGACCGTCCGCCCGCCGAACTCCCGCTACTGTTCCAGCGCATCCTGCAGAACGTGATCTACGACGCGCTGCGGCGGCAGAAAGTGCGCAACGCGTGGACCACGCTGCTGTCGTCATTCACGTCGGGAGCCGACGACGACAGCGATCCTCTCGATACGCTGACCGCCGACTCCGATGCCGCTCACGCCGGCACGCCGCACGCGCAGTTCGAGCGTGCGCGGATGATGGCGGCAATCGAGCGGGAAATCGCCCGCCTGCCCAATCGTCAACGCGAAGCCTTCCTGCTGCGTTACTGGGAGGAAATGGATATTTCCGAAACCGCCGCTGCGATGGGGTGTTCGGAGGGGAGCGTGAAGACCCACTGTTCGCGCGCCACGCAAACCTTGGCGGCAGCCCTCAAGGCAAAGGGGATCGTGTTATGA
- the ilvC gene encoding ketol-acid reductoisomerase — MKVYYDKDADLSLIKGKQITIVGYGSQGHAHAQNLKDSGCKVTVGLRKSGASWKKAEAAGLDVREVAEAVSNADIVMILLPDENIPGVYYNDVEPNIKQGATLAFAHGFNVHYNQVVPRDDLDVIMVAPKGPGHTVRSEYLKGGGVPSLIAVHQDRSGKAKDIALSYAAANGGTKGGVIETNFREETETDLFGEQAVLCGGAVELVKMGFETLTEAGYAPEMAYFECLHELKLIVDLMYEGGIANMNYSISNNAEYGEYVTGPEVINEQSREAMRAALKRIQTGEYAKMFIQEGRTNYPSMTARRRLNAAHPIEQVGGQLRDMMPWIKKNKLVDQSKN, encoded by the coding sequence ATGAAAGTCTATTACGACAAGGACGCCGACCTCTCCCTGATCAAGGGCAAGCAGATCACCATCGTCGGCTACGGCTCGCAGGGTCACGCGCATGCGCAGAACCTGAAGGATTCCGGCTGCAAGGTCACGGTCGGCCTGCGCAAGAGCGGCGCCTCCTGGAAGAAGGCCGAAGCCGCCGGTCTCGACGTCCGGGAAGTCGCAGAAGCCGTCAGCAATGCCGACATCGTCATGATCCTGCTGCCCGACGAGAACATCCCCGGCGTCTATTACAACGACGTCGAGCCGAACATCAAGCAGGGCGCGACGCTCGCGTTCGCGCACGGCTTCAACGTGCATTACAACCAGGTCGTGCCGCGCGACGACCTCGATGTCATCATGGTGGCGCCGAAGGGCCCAGGCCACACCGTGCGTTCGGAATACCTCAAGGGCGGCGGCGTGCCGTCCCTGATCGCGGTGCATCAGGACCGCTCCGGCAAGGCCAAGGACATCGCGCTGTCGTACGCCGCGGCCAACGGCGGCACCAAGGGCGGTGTCATCGAGACGAACTTCCGCGAAGAAACCGAGACCGATCTCTTCGGCGAACAGGCCGTGCTGTGCGGCGGCGCCGTCGAGCTCGTGAAAATGGGCTTCGAGACGCTGACCGAAGCCGGCTACGCGCCCGAGATGGCCTACTTCGAGTGCCTGCACGAGCTCAAGCTGATCGTCGACCTGATGTACGAAGGCGGCATCGCGAACATGAACTACTCGATCTCGAACAATGCGGAGTACGGCGAGTACGTGACCGGCCCGGAAGTCATCAACGAGCAGTCGCGCGAAGCGATGCGCGCCGCCCTGAAGCGCATCCAGACCGGCGAGTACGCGAAGATGTTCATCCAGGAAGGCCGCACGAACTACCCGTCGATGACGGCGCGCCGGCGCCTGAACGCAGCGCATCCGATCGAGCAGGTCGGCGGCCAGCTGCGCGACATGATGCCGTGGATCAAGAAGAACAAGCTCGTCGATCAGTCGAAAAACTGA
- a CDS encoding response regulator transcription factor, with protein sequence MHILVVEDEPTLAAQLVEALAAAGYAVDRADNGRDAHFIGDVEPLDAVVLDLGLPLMDGITVLKKWRAAGRTMPVLILTARDNWHEKVAGIDAGADDYLTKPFHMEELLARLRALIRRAGGHASAELACGPVLLDTRAGRVSVNGDAVNLTSHELRVLDYLMHHQGEIVSRSDLTEHIYAQDFDRDSNTIEVFIGRLRKKLPAGMIETVRGLGYRMVCPA encoded by the coding sequence ATGCATATCCTGGTCGTCGAAGACGAACCGACACTCGCCGCGCAGCTTGTCGAAGCGCTCGCCGCTGCCGGCTACGCGGTCGACCGTGCCGACAACGGGCGGGATGCCCACTTCATCGGCGACGTCGAGCCGCTCGACGCGGTGGTGCTCGATCTCGGCCTGCCGCTGATGGACGGGATCACGGTGCTGAAGAAATGGCGCGCCGCAGGACGCACGATGCCCGTGTTGATCCTTACCGCACGCGACAACTGGCATGAAAAAGTCGCCGGGATCGATGCCGGTGCCGACGACTACCTCACCAAGCCGTTCCACATGGAAGAGCTTCTCGCGCGCCTGCGGGCGCTGATCCGGCGCGCCGGCGGCCACGCCAGCGCCGAGCTCGCGTGCGGTCCGGTGTTGCTCGACACGCGTGCCGGACGTGTCAGCGTGAATGGCGACGCGGTGAACCTGACCAGCCACGAACTGCGCGTGCTGGATTACCTGATGCACCACCAGGGCGAGATCGTGTCGCGCAGCGATCTCACCGAGCACATCTACGCCCAGGATTTCGACCGCGATTCGAATACCATCGAAGTCTTCATCGGTCGTCTGCGCAAGAAGCTTCCCGCCGGGATGATCGAAACAGTCAGGGGCCTCGGCTACCGCATGGTTTGTCCCGCGTGA
- the ilvN gene encoding acetolactate synthase small subunit, translating to MRHVISLLIENESGALSRVSGLFSARGYNIESLTVAPTEDASMSRMTIVTSGSDDIIEQITKQLNKLVEVIKVVDISESAHIERELMITKVRATGKDRDEMKRMADIFRARVIDVTDTSYVIELTGNQSKLDAFIDAIEPALILEIVRSGVCGIGRGDRILKV from the coding sequence ATGAGACACGTCATCTCCCTGCTGATCGAGAACGAATCCGGCGCGCTGTCGCGTGTCTCGGGATTGTTCTCGGCGCGCGGCTACAACATCGAATCGCTGACCGTGGCGCCCACCGAGGACGCCTCGATGTCACGCATGACCATCGTCACGTCCGGCTCCGACGACATCATCGAGCAGATCACCAAGCAGCTCAACAAGCTCGTCGAAGTCATCAAGGTCGTCGACATTTCCGAATCGGCGCACATCGAGCGCGAGCTGATGATCACGAAAGTCCGCGCAACCGGCAAGGACCGCGACGAGATGAAACGCATGGCGGACATCTTTCGCGCCCGCGTCATCGACGTGACCGACACCTCCTACGTGATCGAACTCACCGGCAACCAGTCGAAGCTCGATGCCTTCATCGATGCCATCGAGCCGGCGCTGATCCTCGAAATCGTCCGCTCCGGCGTATGCGGCATCGGCCGTGGCGACCGCATCCTGAAAGTCTGA
- a CDS encoding PepSY domain-containing protein, with protein MRFVSLIAVIVSSVLALGPSALLADDEHDHDRARRAVEQGEVMPLQRILDNVERDHPGQVIEVELEQEKGRWIYEIKVLKAGGALVKLEIDARDGVVLRDRERAPGTGGKR; from the coding sequence GTGCGCTTCGTTTCCCTCATTGCCGTCATCGTGTCGTCCGTCCTTGCCTTGGGACCGTCTGCTCTTCTCGCCGATGACGAGCACGACCACGATCGCGCCCGCCGCGCGGTCGAGCAGGGCGAGGTGATGCCGCTGCAACGGATACTCGACAACGTCGAGCGCGATCACCCGGGACAGGTCATCGAAGTCGAGCTCGAACAGGAAAAGGGCCGCTGGATATACGAAATCAAGGTGCTGAAGGCGGGCGGGGCGCTCGTCAAACTGGAGATCGACGCACGCGACGGAGTCGTCCTGCGTGATCGCGAACGTGCACCGGGAACAGGGGGAAAGCGCTGA
- a CDS encoding sensor histidine kinase, with the protein MFGAPPGSLRLRLLAGSLVWILGTLTVTGFVLADLFRHHVAERFEAELRIHLDQLTANLDFAIDGTPQLRAELSDPRLQKPYSGLYWQIDRTGDGALPAVLRSRSQWDTTLRVPPDSPADGELHVHRIVGPDRAHVVMMERVVRPAAFPDQPLRLIVAADERAMTDPVREFVGLLAIALGVLAAGLVVAAVLQVSVGLAPLRRLRSALGEVRDGRTRRLNDAYPNEVQPLVDELNALLQHDAEVVTRARTQAGNLAHAVKTPLAVLGNAAACEDGPLARLVAEQVATARRQVDYHLARARAAAAVQVPGMRTAVLPLVESLVRVMKRLHAERDLEIAIEACAGDPAFRGEEQDFQEMLGNLVDNACKWARHRVEIRVAVERHQLVIVVEDDGPGLAAPERESVFGRGVRADERTPGSGLGLAIVRDLAQLYGGDVRLDPALAGGLRVVLTLPAA; encoded by the coding sequence ATGTTCGGCGCACCGCCCGGTTCGCTGCGCTTGCGCCTGCTCGCCGGCAGCCTGGTGTGGATCCTCGGGACGCTGACGGTGACCGGGTTCGTTCTCGCCGATCTTTTCCGGCACCACGTCGCGGAGCGGTTCGAAGCCGAACTGCGCATCCATCTCGACCAGCTCACCGCGAATCTCGATTTCGCCATCGACGGCACCCCGCAATTGCGCGCCGAACTGAGCGACCCGCGGCTGCAGAAGCCGTACTCGGGACTTTACTGGCAAATCGACCGCACTGGGGACGGGGCGCTGCCCGCGGTGCTGCGTTCGCGTTCGCAGTGGGACACGACGCTCCGCGTGCCGCCGGACAGCCCGGCCGACGGCGAACTCCACGTCCACCGCATCGTCGGACCGGACCGCGCCCACGTGGTGATGATGGAGCGCGTAGTCCGGCCGGCTGCTTTCCCCGATCAGCCGCTGCGCCTGATCGTCGCCGCGGACGAGCGCGCCATGACCGACCCGGTGCGCGAGTTCGTCGGCCTGCTTGCGATCGCGCTCGGCGTGCTGGCGGCCGGTCTCGTCGTTGCAGCGGTGCTCCAGGTATCGGTCGGACTTGCGCCGCTGCGCCGGTTGCGCAGCGCGCTCGGCGAAGTGCGCGACGGTCGCACGCGGCGCCTGAACGACGCCTATCCGAACGAAGTGCAGCCGCTTGTCGACGAACTCAACGCACTGCTGCAGCACGACGCCGAAGTGGTTACCCGCGCGCGCACGCAGGCGGGCAATCTCGCCCACGCGGTCAAGACGCCGCTGGCGGTGCTCGGCAACGCCGCGGCGTGCGAGGACGGCCCGCTCGCACGTCTCGTCGCCGAGCAGGTCGCGACCGCCCGGCGCCAGGTCGACTATCATCTGGCGCGCGCGCGCGCCGCCGCTGCAGTGCAAGTGCCCGGAATGCGCACGGCGGTGCTTCCGCTGGTCGAATCGCTGGTACGGGTGATGAAACGCCTGCATGCGGAACGCGACCTCGAGATTGCGATCGAAGCCTGCGCCGGTGATCCCGCTTTTCGCGGCGAAGAGCAGGATTTCCAGGAAATGCTCGGAAACCTCGTCGACAACGCCTGCAAATGGGCGCGTCACCGTGTCGAGATTCGCGTGGCGGTCGAGCGTCACCAGCTCGTGATCGTCGTCGAGGATGACGGCCCAGGGCTTGCTGCGCCGGAGCGCGAATCCGTGTTCGGTCGCGGCGTGCGCGCCGACGAACGCACGCCCGGCTCTGGGCTCGGGTTGGCGATCGTGCGTGACCTCGCGCAGCTCTATGGTGGTGACGTGCGGCTGGACCCTGCCTTGGCCGGCGGCCTGCGCGTCGTGCTCACGCTGCCGGCGGCGTAG
- a CDS encoding diheme cytochrome c: MDIPVRPVVAGLLVIGLTAAVLTKARAGGDDYFPPVKDKPTVDECGSCHMAFPPAMLPAASWRRMMVELDDHFGDNASLDPQTAAHVTRYLVDNAADAGGRRYGRKLMKGVAAGASPQRITELPKWVREHDEVSRSEWQHKDVGSKANCPACHVDANDGYFEDD, encoded by the coding sequence ATGGACATACCCGTACGTCCGGTCGTCGCCGGCCTGCTCGTCATCGGCCTGACCGCCGCGGTGCTGACCAAGGCCCGCGCCGGCGGCGACGATTATTTCCCGCCCGTCAAGGACAAACCCACTGTCGACGAATGCGGCAGCTGTCACATGGCGTTTCCGCCGGCGATGCTGCCCGCTGCATCGTGGCGACGCATGATGGTCGAGCTCGACGACCATTTCGGCGACAACGCCAGCCTCGACCCCCAGACGGCCGCTCATGTCACACGCTATCTCGTCGACAACGCCGCTGACGCGGGCGGGCGCCGCTACGGTCGCAAGCTGATGAAAGGCGTGGCGGCCGGGGCTTCTCCGCAACGCATCACCGAACTGCCGAAATGGGTCCGCGAGCATGACGAGGTGTCCCGCAGCGAGTGGCAGCACAAGGACGTCGGCTCGAAGGCCAACTGTCCCGCATGCCACGTGGACGCCAACGACGGCTATTTCGAGGACGACTGA
- a CDS encoding PepSY domain-containing protein produces MRTSHLVTAIAISAGLLATGVTVAPVFAQNTVTDSAAERGNWLSIPQIHDKVVAAGYRDISEIEREDNAYEVKAIDRDGRKVKLVVDPTNGDIVRTDRKGRDGRRGNDSSGRPTSDSERGLERGTERNSELDPGARLARPDRGV; encoded by the coding sequence ATGCGCACTTCCCACCTCGTCACCGCCATCGCCATCAGCGCCGGTCTGCTCGCCACGGGCGTCACGGTCGCGCCGGTATTCGCCCAGAACACCGTCACCGACAGTGCCGCCGAACGGGGCAACTGGCTATCGATTCCGCAGATCCACGACAAGGTCGTCGCTGCCGGTTACCGCGACATCAGCGAGATCGAACGCGAAGACAACGCATACGAAGTCAAGGCTATCGACCGCGATGGACGCAAGGTGAAACTCGTCGTCGATCCGACGAACGGCGACATCGTCCGTACCGATCGAAAGGGGCGCGACGGGCGCCGTGGCAACGACTCCAGCGGCCGACCCACGAGTGATTCGGAGCGCGGCCTGGAGCGCGGCACCGAACGGAACTCCGAACTCGACCCCGGTGCCCGCCTGGCCCGCCCCGACCGCGGGGTGTGA
- the pssA gene encoding CDP-diacylglycerol--serine O-phosphatidyltransferase: MPMISPEKRRRGIYILPNLFTTAALFAGFYAIVQAMNLRFEHAAVAIFVAMVLDGLDGRVARLTHTQSEFGAEYDSLSDMVSFGAAPALVMYEWALKDMGKLGWIAAFIYCAGAALRLARFNTNIDVIDKRYFQGLPSPAAAALIAGLVWVIIDNGLTGEDVRWFAAALTIFSGLSMVSNVLFWSGKSINLRKSVPFIVVIALVLAFALVSSYPPGVLFALFLGYAVSGYVVYIWRFMQRRRTQEAAVEPRDDEPPP; encoded by the coding sequence ATGCCCATGATCTCCCCCGAGAAACGCCGGCGCGGCATCTACATCCTGCCGAACCTCTTCACCACCGCGGCGCTGTTCGCCGGTTTCTACGCGATCGTGCAGGCGATGAACCTGCGTTTCGAACATGCGGCGGTGGCGATCTTCGTCGCGATGGTCCTCGACGGCCTCGACGGCCGTGTTGCGCGCCTGACCCACACGCAGAGCGAGTTCGGCGCCGAATATGATTCGCTTTCCGACATGGTTTCGTTCGGCGCGGCCCCGGCATTGGTGATGTACGAGTGGGCGCTCAAGGACATGGGGAAACTCGGCTGGATCGCGGCGTTCATCTATTGTGCCGGCGCGGCGCTGCGATTGGCCCGCTTCAACACCAACATCGATGTCATCGACAAGCGCTACTTCCAGGGGCTGCCCAGTCCTGCCGCCGCGGCGTTGATCGCGGGGCTGGTGTGGGTGATCATCGACAACGGGCTGACGGGCGAAGACGTGCGGTGGTTCGCCGCGGCGCTGACGATCTTCAGCGGTCTGTCGATGGTCAGCAACGTGCTCTTCTGGAGCGGCAAGAGCATCAACCTGCGCAAGAGCGTGCCGTTCATCGTCGTCATCGCGCTGGTGCTGGCCTTCGCACTGGTGTCGAGTTACCCGCCAGGCGTACTGTTTGCCCTTTTCCTCGGCTACGCCGTCTCCGGCTACGTGGTCTACATCTGGCGCTTCATGCAGCGACGGCGCACGCAAGAGGCGGCCGTCGAACCGCGAGACGACGAACCGCCGCCCTGA